The Toxorhynchites rutilus septentrionalis strain SRP chromosome 1, ASM2978413v1, whole genome shotgun sequence genome contains the following window.
acaatatggatcgttttagcatcgcacaacgtgttaattttgttaaattatactataaaaatgatgaaaaaccggcaaatgtttttcgagcattacggacggattttggtcgtcatggacggcctacagagcacacaatcgctaatgtagtgcgtaaatttgaacaaactggatccgtagcggatattgtgaaacctgtgcatcatcgtaatgtgcgttcggccgaaaatattgctgctgttgctgccagtgtggaggatgacccgaatgtttcgattccacggcgtgctcagcaattgggcttgtcaaacacataatTGTGGTGAATttcgcatttggacttgcacctacatccatataaagtccaactggtacaaaaattagagcgtggtgaccatgaaatgcgtcgggcatacgtcgattgggtgaacgaacaacagcagcaaaatgctgaattttcgcatcaaattttcttcagcgatgaggcacatttcgagctcggtggctatgtgaacacccaaaattgccgtatatggggctcagaaaatcaacacgtgattgttgagagtcCATTGCATccaccaaaagtcactgtttggtgcgcattatggtctggtggagtcatcgggccgtatttctttgaaaatgaggacgacgagacggtaactgtgaatggtgagctctatggccgcatgttaaccatttttttctgccacaaattgaagatatgaatacggatgacatgtggtttcagcaggacggcgccacgtgccacacaacacgaccgaacatggccatattgcgaacgaaatttgagggacgcataatttcgcgttttggtgatgccaattggccgtccagatcatgcgatttgaacccgctagacttttttttgtggggttatgtgaaagaccgtgtctatgccaactctccgcaaactcttgaacatttgaaagacaacattcgtgaagttatggccgagataccgccccatatgtgccgaaaaatcatcgaaaattacctgttccggatcaaggtgtgcgaggaagccctaggtggacatttgaatgatgttgtatttcacacataatggcataaaccaaacattaatttgaaataaaagtttcatcgaagttcgaattctaagtgtgttttatttcaatttactttcggaatttaaagttggaataCCCTGTATAAAAAATCGTTGCTGAAATAGGAATTACATGGtttcaatgcaatttttctaGTCTTGCTTCAAACCAAGAcatctggtatcgatcccagaacactgttaatGATTGAAATGTTATCCTGAATAACttcacataaacataagtacgtTTTTTCCATGAAATACACACACtattcatatcatccacatgaatttttaatgtccaaaaatcattccttctgttgtattatatatttggtagttcgAAGCAGCTTAAtgaatgattaaacattattgaatgGGAGAAAACAATtgtagctcagtgtacaatgtgacttttttatttagaccgtattggttcggAAATATTAGGTAATTTGCTTAGGGGGTTCAAATTACCCCCACTTACTCTACAAAAGAAATGTGtagctcgaaaaaaaatttgttttaccaCGTTTTGCTCATATTGTCATTAGTAATATTGTGGTAtagaataaaattaaaacaagaAAGTCGACAAATTTCCCAAGAAGTACTTGGTGTGGCAAATAACCTGTAGGTGCGGCAAATTCAACGAGCCGTCCATAGCGGCCGGCACCATCAACGGccaaatatataaaaaagaatGCCTCCAGAAGCACCTATTGCCCTTCCTCCGGTCCCACGAAGGTGACACTCTGTTTTGGCCGGATCTGGCATCGTACCactaggggaaaaggggggaatttgggctacctaagcaaatcgcctgattccaaaccaatacggtctaaattaaaaatgtcacattgtataccgagctacacttgttttctctcaatcaataatgtttaatcattatatcaagcttcaaactatcaaatatatcataaaataaaagagatgatttttggacattaaaatttgatgcggggtgatttggtccagtgtgtgttccatcgaaaaaaacatacttatgtttatgtaaagtattttgggataatgttacaatcagtaacagtgttttgggatagataccaggtgtcttggccagattccagaccagaaaaattggattgattctgcatgaatcttttcactgttgttcgagcattttcaaacacttttgttgttggtcaaagaaaatccgttcttgaatGCCtcagttgctctttcaagcttccaacgttgtctgtccatcctctttttgtaattccgtgacatcagaattcaattagatcaaagaaaagcctaaaacctgtaggaccaattcaccccacagaaacgtgtccatgtcaccccacacaacatgcaaaaattaaaatgcaattaatttcatttattgttatcaaacttacagtttcgctgcatcaaattgttcctcttctgtagacgaacaggactttactgcacaatacacgaaaagtttgtttaatcagcgggaaaaaccttaaaaccgcgatcggaaaattcacattttttgacaatcaaagtgtttgttgtgttcatgctaccgttttcttccacctgtcgaagtccttttacgttagttacacacGGTTcgataataaaagaaaatgacattataaaaaaatcaagttgagccgtactttttgagataaaggagtggtccaaatcaccccgtatgtccaactcaccccgtgttaccctactcgAAACCGGTAATGGATTAAACCAACGATGTTATTTTTCTGCCGAAGAATGCAAATCCGCCAAACTTGCCAGAACTTCACCCAATGGAAGAATTCTGGGTGATTATGAAGAGCAAACAGGGAAAAAAACGACCAGGATTTGAAGAAAGAGTGGATGAATGTGTGCAAGAAAGATGGCGTAAGTATAGCACAGGGGATTTGATAGGTAGCGTTATGTTCAAGGTGCTTGCATTTAGTTCAGAAGAAGAGGTTGAATAAACCAACTTTGCAAAAATATACTTAATATTTGGACAAAGGAGCGTTTCGGAATATCGGCGACATGCTGCATACTTCTCGATGGGTCTTGTCCGCTCAATTACGGCTTTCACGTCTGTTGGAGCAACCCTAGAATATTAAGAGTTTTCGCAACGAAACTTTCATGATCAAAAAACCCTACAACAGTAATGAACTTATATGTAGTCATCTCACTAGAATCAGCTTGCATCTGCTATAATTAAGCTTCAGATAGGAGAGAAACTGATCTCGATAGAGAGACAGGAATCAATTGAGATGAATCTCTATTTGCACTTAATTCCCATATCTATCAATACGGAAACAAGTAGCGAATAGGCCAAGGAGAACGCTTGAAACGTATCTGTTTTCGTagtcaaataaaagttttcgtaaatatacatcattttgaatCGTGTGATTAAAAAGTGTAGTGGTTAAAATCAGTTCTCGTAGTTCCTGTCCGACTTTTCAAGTGCGCAAACCGTTCAAATCCCACTGCGGAAACatttttggtccttcgaaccggattaaGTGATCGTAAAGTGCTTTGTGATACTGTGAAAAACTCGGACATCAATCGGACATCAGTGGTCAGTGCAATAATTGACTCTGGACTGGACTCGCTGGCCCATACGCAAAGTGAAATTCTAACGCTCGTTGCTGCAAGTGAACAGAAGACTGAAGTAGAATAATTACAGTGCGCGAAAGATCGAATGTTGTTCGACTTCGATCTCCGATTAGTGTCGTTGGCGTGTTATCGGCTGCTTTCAGAGGAGAGCCAACTCATCCGCAGTTAGAGTGTTCTTCATCAGGCGAGAGTGGCACGACGGCTTGGCTTGGGTCATTGGTCGATCAAAAGCAGCAAATTTCTACACTGTGGCTGGCATTGTGAGTACCCGTATGTTCAAACACTATTCTTATCGAGAACACTACTAGCTTCGATTGGCTTGTTTGCTTTCATCCTGATTGAGTTGTTGGTTGGTAGCTTGGGCTCTGGTTCGCTTATTGCTTAGTGGTAATTTCTGGTGAACGTAGGTGAGGAGTTGAGTAGATTTCGTAAACGGTTGCAGATTCGTGAAAAATGGCACCGAATTTGAGAGAACTTACTCGTCAAGAACATTTTTATCTCGACACCATGGAAAATCTAAAAGATTTTATGGAAAACTTCGAAGCTGATCGCGACAGTGAACAACTTGAGGGATGGAAGCAACAAGCTGAGACATTATATACTAAATTTCAGGCGAATcggttgaaaattgaaatgtgtATAGATGTAGCCGATAGGTCTGAAAAAGATGTGAAGGATGCAGAAACAACAAGTGTCGTAGAAGAAACAAATCGTCTTGCTCGACGTGCCTTTGAAAAAGATTATGTGCGAGTGGTTAGCTTTctgaagagagaaataaaaaggttacaaataaatttcccTACCACTTCTATTGGTAGTACAACTTCAACAGACCACTCTTTTTCGCGCATTAAGCTTCCCGAAGTTAAACTACCAACCTTTGACGGATGTGTTTCAGAATGGATAACCTTCCGGGACACTTTTAAATCACTCATAGACTCGAATCCCCAACTGTCGCCAATAGACAAACTGTCGTATCTCGTTGCATCTCTTTCTAAAGATGCCAGGAAAGTTATCGAATCCGTCGAACACACAGCCGCAAATTATACTGTTGCTTGGGCACTGCTGGAAAAGCGATTCGACAATAAAAAGTTGATTGTAAAAACCTATATTGATAGTCTTTTTTCgattgaaccaataaaaaaggaatgttACGAATCACTAATGCATTTAGTTGACGATTTCGAGCGGAATCTGTGCATGATCGAGAAGTTAGGCATTCCAACGGACGGTTGGAGTGTGTTGCTGGCACATATGATTTGTAGTCGCCTAGATGCGTCGACGTTGAAGCAATGGGAAATTCAACACAAATCCACGGAAGTTCCCAAATACAATGATATTATAACATTCCTTCGCACACAGCTTACAGTGTTACAATCTTTGACATTGTCGAAGTCACGTTCGGTCGATCCAGTCAGATTCGATTCAAATAGATCACAGAAATCTAAGATAAATACAGTCCACACAACTACCAATACCACATCATCACCTGGCTCATGCCCCTTTTGTTTGAAATCACCGCATTCGCCATTCAAGTGCGAATCATTCCAGAAATTGTCGGTAGCCCAACGCTTCGAACAGGTGAAAAAGAAAAATCTGTGCATCAACTGTTTTTCCTCCTCCCACCTACTCAGAAATTGTTCTTCTGGTTCTTGCAGAGTATGCAACCAAAAGCATCACACTATGCTCCACCACCCATCGCAAGATCGCTTGTCCACTCAATCGAAACCAAACACCACTGCTGTTTTGCCCACTTCGCCATCGCATCAAATTGATCAGTCCAACCTATCAAACCAACCGTCACAACCACGGTTATCATCGTCGACAGAATCTCAATTGCCTTCAACCTCGGCCCAAACTAGCCTCGTGTCCACCACTCTCGTTGGTAGCAGTCAAAGAATGCCTGCTACAGTTCTGCTGCAAACCGCAATCATCAAGGTTTTCGGTTCTGGTGGAGACGCCCTGTGGGCCAGGGCACTGTTGGATCCTGCGTCGCAGTTGTGCTTAATTACTGAAAACATGGTCCAGAAATTAAAGCTTCGTCGCTATCCAAATCGCCAAGAAATTGGTGGAGTTGGAAACACTCTCGTCGTGTCGTATCATGCTGTTGACGTTCGGATAGGATCTCGTTGTACGAAATTTACGGTTGAGGAATCTTGtcaaatattgaagaaaatcacTCGTGAGCTTCCAGTGAACCCTGTTGATTCGTCAACTTGGAATATTCCATCCGAAGTCATACTGGCTGATCCAAAGTTCTATGCGCCAGGGCCAATAGATTTGCTTCTGGGAATGGAACTATATTTCGATCTTCTTCTTGAAGGATTAATAAAACTGGGCCCTGAGAAGCCAGTTCTTCAAAATACTGTTTTCGGATGGGTAGCATCCGGAAAAATAGGAGCTCACCACCCTCGTACCCAACACAAGTTAGCTCACGTGTGCAGCGCAGAATCAGTCGATGATCCAATTTCTCGCTTCTGGGAAATAGAATCTTGTTGGTCCAATAGTATACGATCCCCAGATGAAACTTTCTGCGAGCATTTTGTTGCTAACACCTTTCGTGACGAATCTGGAAGATTTGTCGTTACCTTACCGAAACGCCCAGATATATTGTCTCAACTCGGGAGTTCCGAGGAAATAGCCACTCGAAGGTTCCTTGCCCTTGAACGCAGACTTGATGCGAACCTCCCACTCAAAGAAGCGTACACTTCATTTGTTGCTGAATATTTGCAACTCAATCACATGCGTGAGATCGACGACACGGATAACACATTTCCGTCTTACTACTTACCTCATCATGGAGTAGAGAAGGTGGATAGTACAACCACCAAATTACGGGTGGTCTTTGACGCCTCTTGTCGAACGGACAGCGGATTTTCGCTGAATCAGGCGTTAATAGTGGGACCGGTTCTACAGGATGACATTCTAGACATTTCGCTTCGCTTCAGAATTCATCAGTTTGCTATTATTACGGATGCTGAAAAGATGTATCGGCAGATCCGCCTCCACCCTGACGATTTTCCACTGCATCAGATTCGCTGGTGGTCCTCTTCCTCGGAACCGCTGAAAACGTTTGAACTAACCACAGTCACCTACGGTACTGCCTCGACGCCATACTTGGCTACAAGATGTCTCCTTGAGTTGTCGAAACAGGGAGCTAATGAATTTCCTCTAGCCGCGAAAGTCCCGTCGAAGGATTTTTACATGAATGACATGCTTACCGGTGTCGATGATGAAGAAGACGGAAAATACTTGTGCAGGCAACTGCGAAGCCTGTTACAATCTGCAGGTTTAGCCGTGCGCTTACTAACCGCCAAATCTAAGGTGGCCCCTCTCGGTGATTCGAAGAAACAAAAACGCATCTGCCTACCGAGGTTGGAACTCTCATCTGCCCTTCTGTTGCGCCATCTGTACCATAAAGTTCAAGCCAGTACAACGCTGAATGTCAAGACTATCTTCTGGACAGACTCGATGATCACTCTACATTGGCTTCGATCGACACCATCTAGATGGAAAACCTTCATCGCAAACCGTGTTTCTGAAGTGCAGAATCTCACACAAAGCGGTATTTGGGCGCACGTTCCAGGCATCGAAAATCCTGCAGACATAATTTCCCGTGGTATGCGGCCAGCACAATTGCAAGAAACCGCATCCTGGTGGAATGGTCCACCCTGGCTCAGCCAACCATCGCGTTTTTGGCCACCTCTAATTCCACCAACTTCCGTCGAATTGCCGTCAGAAATGCTGGAAGAAAGGACAGTTTCTCTGCCAGTGCGGGTGCACCCTCCGAATGAAATCTTTTTCTTACGATCGTCGTTTCAGGCGCTTGTTCGTCTCATTGCATTTCTTCGTCGCTTCATTCATAACAGCAAACTTATCAATCGCTCAAATCGACGATATGGTTTCccacaagcttcagaacttgcGCAAGCCTCCAACAACCTAGTTCGACTGGCACAACTCGAGTCTTTCAGCAAGGATATCGCTGCTGTGGCTAAAAATGGCCAGGTTGACTCACACTCTGATCTACGAACACTTGCACCAATTCTCATCAACGGCATTCTAAGACTTCGTGGCCGACTCAGGCATGCGGCCATATCCAAAGATAGTAAACATCCGATAATCCTACCTGCACGACATCCACTAACTACGTCTATTGTGACTTACTATCACCTGAAAAATCTTCACGCCGGTCCTCAGCTGCTTGTAGCATGTGTCCGGGAAAAATTCTGGCCACTTCGCATTCGAAATTTAGCACGAAGCGTAGTGCACTCATGTGTGAACTGTTTTCGCTGTCGTCCTCGTACCCTCGATCAGATCATGGGAGATCTGCCTTCAGAACGAGTTACTCCAACGTTACCCTTCCTCAATACTGGAGTGGATCTTTGTGGACCGTTCCAGTATCGCAAAGCCAGCAGGGCTCCACCAATAAAATGCTACGTAGCCATCTTTGTTTGCCTTGTCACCAAGGCAGTTCATGTGGAGCTAGTCTACGATCTCTCCACTCAAGCGTTCATAGCAGCGCTACATCGATTTGTCGCCCGAAGAGGAAAACCGAACCTCATAGAATGCGACAATGCCAAGAACTTCAAGGGTGCTGTGAGGGAACTAAAACAATTAGCCAAGCAGTTTCGTTCTCAACAACATCAAAGCGAAATAGTCAACCGTTGTGCTGATGACGGGATAACCATTAAATTCATTCCGCCACGCAGCCCAAACTTCGGTGGGCTATGGGAAGCAGCGGTGAAGTCCTTCAAGCAGCACTTCCGTCGAACCGTAGGAAACTCGATCCTATCCCTGGACGAATTCGTCACCCTGCTGGCCCGCATCGAAGCCTGCTTGAATTCTCGACCGCTGACTCCACTTACGGCTGATGTCAATGACTTGGAAGTTTTGACACCAGGTCATTTCCTCGTCCATCGTCCTCTCACTTGCTTCCCGGAACCCAATCTGTCTGATGTACCCCAAAACAGACTCGATCGTTGGCAACGAAATCAAGAGCTTCTTCGGCGGTTGTGGAAACGCTGGACGATCGATTACCTGTCTGGTATTCATCCACGTACCAAGTGGACTCGCATACGAGACAACGTCGCCATAGGAACGATGGTCCTTCTTAAGGACGATAATCTGCCGCCTCTTAAATGGAGATACGGAAGAGTCAGCAAAATATACCATGGAGACGATGGAAATATCCGTGTTGTAGACGTCCGAACAGCAGAAGAAGAGTACCAACGAGGTATCACAAAGATATGTGTGCTGCCTATCCAACAAACAGCTGGGCCTACTGAAGTACCCGGCCTCTGCTCAGATGACCACTAGGTTCTTCCATCGCAGTACTCAGTACTGCGCAACGAACGGAGGCCTTTGAGCCTCCGTACCCTGTAAGTATTatattaattgaattttcaaaaaataatggattttttttactcCGGCATATGTAACGCACCCATGGCTGCTTCGATGGATCACCATTAAGTACGCCCAACCCCGATGACAACAAAGTGAACCCTGGATCCCGAAAACTGCATTTCCGTCGCTTCAAGAAGGTCACCACAACCATGGAATATAGGAAAGCAGCCGAAACGAACAAAACTCGTCAGAGTCCGATGGCCCAACCATGATGTGGGGATAATACCAGACGGATAACAGTCTCCGGAGGATAAGGAAGCATCATCATCCCATCATCCCACTTGTCGCAGATATGTCGGTTGAAAGGTGTATCCTTTCAACAGGGGCCGGCATATGTTGGAGCAACCCTAGAATATTAAGAGTTTTCGCAACGAAACTTTCATGATCAAAAAACCCTACAACAGTAATGAACTTATATGTAGTCATCTCACTAGAATCAGCTTGCATCTGCTATAATTAAGCTTCAGATAGGAGAGAAACTGATCTCGATAGAGAGACAGGAATCAATTGAGATGAATCTCTATTTGCACTTAATTCCCATATCTATCAATACGGAAACAAGTAGCGAATAGGCCAAGGAGAACGCTTGAAACGTATCTGTTTTCGTagtcaaataaaagttttcgtaaatatacatcattttgaatCGTGTGATTAAAAAGTGTAGTGGTTAAAATCAGTTCTCGTAGTTCCTGTCCGACTTTTCAAGTGCGCAAACCGTTCAAATCCCACTGCGGAAACAACGTCTCTTCGCATTCCTGTTATCTTCCAGGTAACAGTTGAGATCTCCTCTTTCCTCTGAATGCGTAATTCACCCGAGAAACTTTCGCTTGTCCCGATGAAGCCTTTCCTGATGGCCGTGAATTCTTCAGCGAAGGCTCTGTCGACAGTAGGATCGCCAGCTATGTTTCGTGTAATTTGCATTGCTTTCGTTTCAAATCAGGCtagtttccatttttttatctaATTTATCCAATGTCTATCGATTGATGATTGATTTATGTAATGTGAACTTTTCTTAATAAAACGTCAAAGTTTGATAACACTCCCTTTAGTGATAGTCGGAATACAGCGCATGTTGTAACAGTAATGGAAGCGTGTACATCAGTCGAAAAATGTACGATAGGTGGAaattaatgttacaatgttcaaaaatctgcccaaacaaaaacatttaaaTCGCGGTTAAAAAATCATGGTGATAAATTTTTATCCAAATAGCAAGTATTTGGGTGGTTTTCGATTCAAGGAGAATTTTTGTAGATGGTCGACAATTGAGAGTGTACGAGATAGCTCAATGCATCTCTGACGAAAAGGGATCTAATATTGTTGATATATAAGAACTCAGCACAAAATCGATTCGCGCAAAAGGACGGCAGTATTCAATAAATTCTGCTAACCAACATAAACGAGTTTCACATAAGCTTTGGTCCAGTTTAGCCATTCCCAAACATTGCGAAATTCACTGAGTCAAAGATGTTGGTAGTAGCAACGGTAAATCGACATTTTGGAGACCATCTAGAATTGAACCACAGGGACTGGGAGGTTGACTGAAATGCATTGCTCAACTAAAAACTCTATCTTTCATCTGAATACCGAGAATTTTGAATATTCCTCTAGTATGTATAAGTTCTAGAGACAACTAAACTTTTTAAATATGCAAAGGTAAACAACAGCGCAATAACAGGAATGCTGTTGGTTTTTCATATGTTCCATGTTCAAAACAGATAGAAGACACCTGTGTTTCCAAGCCAGTCTTAGTTGATATTTATGACTGGTTCAAAGTAGCATAAATCGTCCGCTTATGCAAGCAGGTCTCGTGTGGGTCGGCAGCAGGTCGCCGGGAAAATACGTTGTTTATTCGAATTTTAAAGAACTCGAATCAACAACAAAATCTTCTTCCCCTCCTCATAGACTTTCGCTCTCTAGCCCCCAAAACAGGAAGTGCTTTCCCACAATCATGGTGAGAatgaaaataactttttattCGATTTATGGATTCGCCATAGGGTTGCCTCATTTGCGCGAGTTTCAGTATCATTTTCCACGAACATCGATTCCCGTTTTATCGATGACTCGATAAAGTGCCGATAAATAGCCTCTTCTCAATGTCAATTACGCAGTTTTTTATAGTGATTTGATTAAATTTCTTGCTCCACGCAGGAACGCACGATGTTCCGAGGGCCCCTGCAAAGGGTAAATATTTACCGGTGTTCGCGCGTGAACAGGTGTGCACCAGAGAGGATCTCCTGTGCGATAGGGGACGGGTGCAGTAGCGCAATGGCGTCCAGTGACACAATTTCGCGAACCTTCTTGCCTAGTAACGAAAGGATGCTCACATGGGTTTCGCCTATTTTGAAGCTGTGGTTCTACAAGCTCATTAAACGGTCCGACAAGTTGATTGTGATGGCTGGTGAATCATCACCATCGATTAGTAATCCGCGTTGGGATGAAATGTCATTCCGTATTTCTAAAATCTTGATCCATTTTTATGATGGAACGACAATCAAATGTGATATTCAAGCTAAGCCCATGACAACCGTTGATCCAGTCAATAAAAAtacatgattattccaagcttTCCGATAAGATCACTCACGTATATCGGAATATAAATCATTCCCACACGAGGAACGACATAACTGTGACGTAATATCAACATCACATTCCCGCTTCGCGGTCAAGTCCATAACACCTGATAATTTTGAAGGAGCAATAAAGATGGTATTATATTTTTATCCACCGAAGTTTATTTATTGGCGCAGGGCGTCCCCAAAATCCAGCTGGGAAATCACAACCAGTTGATTCGTATCACGAGctcaaacacacacacaaacacactgtTCGCTAGCTGCTGGAAGGGAGGCAACAAATAGGGATCAGCAAACGAACTGTTCCGAGTTGTTAGCTGTTTTTCAACCATCCCCCACCCAACGGGGTGTGAAAACAAAGGTGAAATATTTCAAGCCACCAGTTGCTTCGATTTATGGTTTCGATGGATCCAATAGATCATCGTATATACCGGGAGTGCATGAGCTGATGAAATTATGCTTCatgtcgttttttattttgattcatcCACTATCACCACACTCGCCAGATCTTCTGAGGTGTAAACTATACTCAAAATTCATGATAAAAGGGTTTAGCGGAGGGTTTGAAATTTTAGTGAGTTGATTCGAATCACGATAATTGTTGATAATAGTTACAAATGCCTTCACTCCTAAGGCATTGTTATAGGCGAAAGCACGATTGCATGATACATACGACAGTTTCACCCACCGCAAACGAAAACACACGTGGTTCATTACGACCGTTGTCCCTTCGCTGTGCTTTCAAGTTTCAGCAAAATTCAGAGCCAAACTGAGGGTATCGCGAACAGTTTTTATTCTTTGAATAGAATCCGAAATCGAAAATTCAGAAATAAATCAATCAAATTACGGCTCACTCGAACCAAATTCCAACCCTGTCCAGTGGCGCCTGAAGCAGCATCTCCGGGAACCACATTCGGAAAATCATAATCCACTTCACTCGCTTCACCAATAACTTCCCCTGTTTTGCCGCTGTTCACCCTGCTTGATGCCGGGAAAATGGTTCAAAATTTTGCGCGCACTCCGTTCATGCAATTCCCAATCCCGCCAAGAAACACACACGTATGTATGTATAAAAGCGCACCAACTGTATCACCTTTCTGGCAGTAAGTGCAGAACCAGCGAGCCAAACAGCAGGAACCCCTCTCGGAAACTTCCCACATTCGGAAGTTTTAGAAGAGTGTCCCCCCCGAAAGATACGTTGGTGATTAAACGCAGTGCGAACGAGTCCTCTACTGAATGGTTTATCAACCTAATTAAAGCTCAGCCTTTTACGTTGGTTTAATTGTGTCGAAACAAGTGCTTAACCCGAAATAAAAGGAAGTGAAAGCAGCGACAAACGGTGTTAATCCACGAAAAATAAACAAGTTCTGCTAGATTAACGAAAAAGTTGTCACTATTGGTTACAAAAAGAATTATAACATATGAAAATGACTAATGGAATAATGGGAAACCGTGCGAAGACGATTATTGTTACTACGTTGGTGTTATGTTTTGGTTTAGATTTcgtgaaaggtaattttcaaataaattcgatgaattatactgaaatattcaaaagaTTATTATCAAAAGGATTGGAAGTGTTCTAGTTTTTAGCTTGTGATTTGTTCCTAAACCGTCGTTGGAACAATAGGGATGATATTATACgtgttgaaaagtttttttaaaaattcaaatcgaAGTGCATTGATTCACGATGAGTTTATTTCATTGATAAGCGTATGATTTTAGTGATCTTGAACCagcattttttgaaatttaagttTTTACATATTCACTATGATATTATCGAAAAGTCGAAATCCCATAATCTATTCCCCTCGCTTTTCCATCATTTATTTTTGGATTAAGATga
Protein-coding sequences here:
- the LOC129761939 gene encoding uncharacterized protein LOC129761939, whose amino-acid sequence is MAPNLRELTRQEHFYLDTMENLKDFMENFEADRDSEQLEGWKQQAETLYTKFQANRLKIEMCIDVADRSEKDVKDAETTSVVEETNRLARRAFEKDYVRVVSFLKREIKRLQINFPTTSIGSTTSTDHSFSRIKLPEVKLPTFDGCVSEWITFRDTFKSLIDSNPQLSPIDKLSYLVASLSKDARKVIESVEHTAANYTVAWALLEKRFDNKKLIVKTYIDSLFSIEPIKKECYESLMHLVDDFERNLCMIEKLGIPTDGWSVLLAHMICSRLDASTLKQWEIQHKSTEVPKYNDIITFLRTQLTVLQSLTLSKSRSVDPVRFDSNRSQKSKINTVHTTTNTTSSPGSCPFCLKSPHSPFKCESFQKLSVAQRFEQVKKKNLCINCFSSSHLLRNCSSGSCRVCNQKHHTMLHHPSQDRLSTQSKPNTTAVLPTSPSHQIDQSNLSNQPSQPRLSSSTESQLPSTSAQTSLVSTTLVGSSQRMPATVLLQTAIIKVFGSGGDALWARALLDPASQLCLITENMVQKLKLRRYPNRQEIGGVGNTLVVSYHAVDVRIGSRCTKFTVEESCQILKKITRELPVNPVDSSTWNIPSEVILADPKFYAPGPIDLLLGMELYFDLLLEGLIKLGPEKPVLQNTVFGWVASGKIGAHHPRTQHKLAHVCSAESVDDPISRFWEIESCWSNSIRSPDETFCEHFVANTFRDESGRFVVTLPKRPDILSQLGSSEEIATRRFLALERRLDANLPLKEAYTSFVAEYLQLNHMREIDDTDNTFPSYYLPHHGVEKVDSTTTKLRVVFDASCRTDSGFSLNQALIVGPVLQDDILDISLRFRIHQFAIITDAEKMYRQIRLHPDDFPLHQIRWWSSSSEPLKTFELTTVTYGTASTPYLATRCLLELSKQGANEFPLAAKVPSKDFYMNDMLTGVDDEEDGKYLCRQLRSLLQSAGLAVRLLTAKSKVAPLGDSKKQKRICLPRLELSSALLLRHLYHKVQASTTLNVKTIFWTDSMITLHWLRSTPSRWKTFIANRVSEVQNLTQSGIWAHVPGIENPADIISRGMRPAQLQETASWWNGPPWLSQPSRFWPPLIPPTSVELPSEMLEERTVSLPVRVHPPNEIFFLRSSFQALVRLIAFLRRFIHNSKLINRSNRRYGFPQASELAQASNNLVRLAQLESFSKDIAAVAKNGQVDSHSDLRTLAPILINGILRLRGRLRHAAISKDSKHPIILPARHPLTTSIVTYYHLKNLHAGPQLLVACVREKFWPLRIRNLARSVVHSCVNCFRCRPRTLDQIMGDLPSERVTPTLPFLNTGVDLCGPFQYRKASRAPPIKCYVAIFVCLVTKAVHVELVYDLSTQAFIAALHRFVARRGKPNLIECDNAKNFKGAVRELKQLAKQFRSQQHQSEIVNRCADDGITIKFIPPRSPNFGGLWEAAVKSFKQHFRRTVGNSILSLDEFVTLLARIEACLNSRPLTPLTADVNDLEVLTPGHFLVHRPLTCFPEPNLSDVPQNRLDRWQRNQELLRRLWKRWTIDYLSGIHPRTKWTRIRDNVAIGTMVLLKDDNLPPLKWRYGRVSKIYHGDDGNIRVVDVRTAEEEYQRGITKICVLPIQQTAGPTEVPGLCSDDH